CACAATTTTATCTTCAATACTAGGGCAATAACGTGGCCCTTTCGCATCCACCCAACCGCCATAAACTGGGGACAAGTGCAAATTTTCCCTAATTAAGCGATGAGTTTCCGCAGTTGTGCGGGTGAGATAACAAGGTAGTTGTTCCCTTTCTACCCAAACTTCAGGGTCGAAACTAAACCAGCGTACCTGTTCATCCCCTGGTTGCGGTTCCATCTGACTATAATCTACAGACCGCTTATCTACCCGCGCTGGAGTTCCGGTTTTCAGTCTTCCTGTTTCAAAACCTAATTTATTCAGGGTTTCCGTTAATCCTACCGCAGCAAATTCACCCGCGCGTCCTGCTGCCATTGATTTATTACCAACCCAGATACGCCCACCGAGGAATGTACCAGTTGTTAAAATGACCGCTTTACATTGAAACGCGACACCGAAATAAGTTTGCACGCCAATTACTTCATCATTAGCGCCCAAAACTAAATCTGTCACCATGCTTTCGCGAATTGTCAAATTCTCCTGATTTTCGACAATCCCTTTCATCACCGCCGCATATTCGCGTTTATCCGTCTGCGCCCGTAACGCCCAAACTGCTGGCCCCCGTGAGGAGTTTAGCACTCGTTTCTGGAGGTAAGTGCGATCGCTCACTTTACCTATTTCCCCTCCCAGCGCATCAACTTCATGGGTCAACTGGGACTTAGCAGGGCCACCAACCGCAGGGTTACAAGGTTGCCAAGCAATTTTATCTAAATTCAGGGTAAGTAGCAGAGTACGGCAGCCAAGCCGTGCTGTGGCTAGTGCTGCTTCACAACCAGCGTGTCCAGCACCAACTACAACAACATCAAAAGCGTCTAGAAATTCTACGGGCGTTTGCAGGGTCATATTCAACGTATGAGTAACAAGGACTCATATTTAATTTTAGCGGTAACAATTGTTGATTTTAAAAATTACTAAAAAGTAGCGATCGCCTTTGACTCTTATTTTTTTTTTATAAAAGCTGTTGAAATTCTTCAATCGTTAATCCAGCATCCCTAACAATACCTGCCCTTGGATAAGCATTAATAGGGTTAGCTCTAGGAATAGTGATTACTCCTTGGAAGCTTAGGCATAATTATCCTACTTCTACATAACGGGATTCTTCATTTTTTGTTAATTCATCAACAGTATCAAGATAAGATTGAATAGCATCTTTGATATTTTCTAACGCTTCTGCTTCTGTTTCTCCTTGCGACCAGCAACCAGGTAAAGCAGGACACCAAACGGCATATCCTTCCTCACTTTGCTTTAATTTGACCTTGTATTGCATGGCTTGATTCTAATGGATTTTATTTTTACCTTTGCGTCCTACCCTGCGGGAAGCCTACGGCTAATGCGTTAATCTTTGCGATCTTTGCCTTTAAAAACAAAATTATGCTTTTAAAAAGCGATCTTTACTTGAGTTAATTAATTTATTCTTGTAAATCACACAATTCTTTTGGCAGATTTGGCGTACTTCGCTGCAAAAACTCTGCTTCTTCCTGAGTTAATTTTTGCTTTTCGGCTGGAATTTCCCACTGTCCGCGACATAAACTATAAAGGTCGTTGCCTATTATTTCTGAATTATCAGTAGAACCTGGAATTAACTCTTGTTTAGAAGTCAACGCAGTAGCGATCGCATGCAGTGTATATGGTGCTGGTTCGGAAGGTCTAATCGCCCGATAAATATTTTCTTCTAAACGTTTAATAGTGTGATCCGAACCAACACCTGATTCCCCTGCAAATTGTCGGCGACTCCAGCATTTAACAGCACGGGTTTTTAAGATGAGGTATGCCAAAGTTCTCAAACCTTCATCCGTATAGATTCT
Above is a window of Oculatellaceae cyanobacterium DNA encoding:
- a CDS encoding type II toxin-antitoxin system HicB family antitoxin, producing the protein MQYKVKLKQSEEGYAVWCPALPGCWSQGETEAEALENIKDAIQSYLDTVDELTKNEESRYVEVG